Genomic window (Streptomyces sp. NBC_00078):
CGACCTCGGCGACCGGAGTACCGCCACCGGCGGATGTGGCCAGGAACTGCCGTTCCAGCCGGCGAGCGCTCGCCTCGTTCCACGTGATCTGCAGGGTCATGAGCCGACGGTAGGCCGGAAGTAGGTCGCAGGCTGTCCGCTATCGGGGTCCCGCAGGACTTCGTACCGGACAATCGACGCATCAAGGGCGGATCGCAATCGCACATTCGCAGGTGTGGCAGGGTTTCCGCATTGTTATCGAGGTTTGCTCGCCTCCGCGGTAAGCCTCACGTAAGTTCAGGCCAAGGTAATTCGCGTCAGCAAAGCTGCGCGGGCGGCACCGTGCAGCGGAGGGGGCTGCGCGGTGCCTTTTTCTGCGTCAAGTCGGTGTTGGCGGCCGGGTCACCCGGTTGGGGGATGCGGGGGCGGCCCGGCCGTGCGAGGCGCGGGATGCGCCAAACGCTCCGGATCGCTCCGCTCCCGCCCGATTTCCTTGGGAATCCGCTGTGTTCCGGCCATGAACGGGCCATGAACCAGCCATGAGAGGGCCGCTCCGTGCTCATCGGGGCGTCGCCGTTCGATTCCGGAGAGTAGTTGTGGCACGCCGATGCAGCCAGCAGCACTTACGAAGGGTTATGGTGGAAACCCCCCCTCGGGCCGGTCCGTCTCCCCCCCACGGACCGGCCCGTTTTCTGTGTCTGGCGTGTGCGCCCCGCCACCCTGCTCCCGCCACCTTTCTCTCCCCCCACCCAACGCCCAACGCCCTGCACCCAACGCCCTGCACCTTGCCCCGGCGCGCGACGCAGGAGTAGTCCGGACGGCTGCGCGGTGGAAGCCCTGTGGAAGCCCTTGCGGCCCGGCCCCGTTGGCGGCGGACCGGTGCCACGGGGGTAGGCTTCGCCTCCGGGGACCGTCATACGGAGATCCCGGACCGCCATACGGACAGGGCCCGCCCTCGGCCGAGCCGCCGAGCCCGGGCCGCGCCTGTCCGATCCGTACGGAGGGGCTGACAATCACGTGAACCTGCGCGACAAGCTGCGCGGCCTGCTGGTCAGGCTGTACGCGCGCCGGGTGGAAGGTCACCTGGACCACGCTCAGGTGCCCAAGCACATCGGCGTCATCATGGACGGCAACCGGCGCTGGGCGAAGGCCGCGGGCTCCACCACCGTGCACGGTCACCGGGCCGGCGCCGAGAAGATCGAGGAGTTCCTCGGCTGGTGCAGCGAGACGGACGTCGGTGTCGTCACCCTCTGGCTGCTGTCGACGGACAACTTCGACCGTCCCCAGGACGAACTCGGTCCGCTCCTCGGGATCATCGAGGACGTCGTACGGACCCTCGCCGCGGACGGCCGCTGGCGTGTGCACCACGTCGGCACCCCCGACCTGCTGCCCTCGCAGATGCGCAATGCCCTGAAGGAGGCCGAGGAGTCCACCGCCCACATCGACGGAATACTGGTCAACGTCGCCATCGGGTACGGCGGACGCCAGGAGATCGCCGACGCGGTGCGCGCGATGCTCGTCGACGCCCAGGACAAGGGCACCTCGATGGAGGAGCTCGCCGAGGCCGTCGACGTCGACATGATCGGCCGGCACCTCTACACCGGCGCGCAGCCCGACCCCGACCTCGTGATCCGTACCAGCGGCGAACAGCGGTTGTCCGGTTTCATGCTGTGGCAGACCGCTCACTCGGAGTACTACTTCTGTGAGGTCTTCTGGCCGGCCTTCCGCAAGGTCGACTTTCTGCGCGCCCTGCGTGACTACGCGGCGCGCCACCGCCGCTACGGCGGCTGACACACATCACGCCTGCTGAGCGGCGCTGCGACCGCCCCGCGGTGGGGCGGAAGCGTCGCGCTTTCCGGAGGGATACCCCCAGGCCCCCAGGAGTTCACCAGGGCGCCGTCATATGCGTCGGCATGGCACCGCGTGTTCGAGGGCATAAGCCAGTCAGGTCGATGCCCGAACCACGGGTGTCGGATCTCAGCGGACGGCACGGGGCCGTCCGCCCGGGAGGCCCTTTGCACCAGCTCGATCGTGCGGTCACTGCACGGACGAAAAGGCGGAGGGCCGGTTCTCGGCCCTCGCAGGGCGGCCGACAACCGGTCCAGCTCCACTCCGTCGCTCCCCGACCTCATCCGAGGGGGTACGTCCTTCCGT
Coding sequences:
- a CDS encoding isoprenyl transferase — encoded protein: MNLRDKLRGLLVRLYARRVEGHLDHAQVPKHIGVIMDGNRRWAKAAGSTTVHGHRAGAEKIEEFLGWCSETDVGVVTLWLLSTDNFDRPQDELGPLLGIIEDVVRTLAADGRWRVHHVGTPDLLPSQMRNALKEAEESTAHIDGILVNVAIGYGGRQEIADAVRAMLVDAQDKGTSMEELAEAVDVDMIGRHLYTGAQPDPDLVIRTSGEQRLSGFMLWQTAHSEYYFCEVFWPAFRKVDFLRALRDYAARHRRYGG